One genomic window of Motacilla alba alba isolate MOTALB_02 chromosome 1, Motacilla_alba_V1.0_pri, whole genome shotgun sequence includes the following:
- the RCBTB1 gene encoding RCC1 and BTB domain-containing protein 1 has product MTHSSIMVDVGKWPIFTLLSPQEIASIRKACVFGTSANEAIYITHNDEVFVFGLNCSNCLGTGDNQSTIVPKKLEALCGKKISSLSYGSGPHVVLCTEDGEVYAWGHNGYSQLGNGTTNQGITPVQVCTNLLIKKVVEVACGSHHSMALSLDGDLYAWGYNNCGQVGSGSTANQPTPRRVSNCLQGKIVVGIACGQTSSMAVVNNGEVYGWGYNGNGQLGLGNNGNQLTPCRVAALHSVCVLQIACGYAHTLALTDEGLLYAWGANTYGQLGTGNKSNQLSPVQIMMEKERVVEIAACHSAHTSAAKTQSGQVYMWGQCRGQSVTFPHLTHFACTDDVFACFATPAVMWRLLSVEHEDFLTVAESLKKEFDSPETSDLKFRVDGKYIHVHKAVLKIRCEHFRTMFQSYWNEDMKEVIEIDQFSYPVYRAFLEYLYTDSVDLPPEDAIGLLDLATSYCENRLKKLCQHIIKRGITVENAFSLLSAAVRYDAEDLEEFCFKFCVNHLTEVTQTTAFWQMDGPLLKEFIAKASKCGAFKN; this is encoded by the exons ATGACACACAGCAGCATCATGGTGGACGTAGGCAAGTGGCCGATATTTACCTTACTTTCCCCCCAAGAAATCGCTTCCATTCGGAAAGCGTGTGTGTTCGGGACGTCGGCCAACGAAGCCATTTACATCACGCACAACGACGAG gtatTTGTTTTTGGACTGAATTGCAGTAATTGTTTGGGAACTGGAGATAATCAGAGCACAATAGTACCAAAGAAATTGGAAGCCTTATGTGGAAAGAAGATCTCCAGTCTCAGTTATGGAAGTGGACCCCATGTTGTTCTATGTACTGAAG ATGGTGAAGTGTATGCCTGGGGACATAATGGTTACAGCCAGCTTGGAAATGGCACAACCAATCAGGGCATTACTCCTGTTCAAGTTTGCACAAATCTGTTAATAAAGAAAGTGGTGGAAGTAGCTTGTGGCTCTCATCATTCCATGGCACTCTCATTGGATGGGGAT CTGTATGCTTGGGGCTACAATAACTGCGGTCAAGTTGGATCTGGATCTACAGCCAACCAGCCAACTCCTCGCAGAGTTTCCAACTGCTTGCAGGGTAAAATTGTAGTTGGCATCGCTTGTGGCCAGACCTCCTCCATGGCTGTAGTAAACAATGGTGAG GTTTATGGCTGGGGTTACAATGGCAATGGCCAGCTCGGCCTGGGGAACAACGGGAACCAGCTGACACCGTGCAGAGTGGCAGCCCTGCACAGCGTCTGTGTGCTCCAG ATTGCCTGTGGCTATGCGCACACTCTAGCACTAACAGATGAGGGCTTGCTCTATGCCTGGGGAGCTAACACTTACGGGCAGCTGGGGACTGGCAATAAAAGTaaccagctcagccctgtgcagatcatgatggaaaaagaaag GGTGGTGGAGATCGCCGCCTGCCACTCGGCGCACACGTCGGCGGCCAAGACGCAGAGTGGCCAGGTGTACATGTGGGGCCAGTGCCGGGGGCAGTCCGTGACCTTCCCCCACCTCACCCACTTTGCCTGCACTGACGATGTGTTCGCCTGCTTCGCCACCCCGGCTGTCATGTGGCGCCTGCTCTCCGTAG AACATGAAGACTTTTTAACAGTGGCGGAGTCTCTGAAGAAAGAGTTTGACAGCCCTGAAACCTCAGACCTGAAGTTCCGTGTGGATGGAAAGTACATCCATGTCCACAAAGCTGTTCTGAAAATCAG GTGTGAACACTTCAGAACCATGTTCCAGTCATACTGGAATGAGGATATGAAGGAGGTGATAGAAATAGACCAGTTTTCCTACCCTGTGTATCGTGCCTTTCTCGAATACCTGTACACGGACAGCGTTGACCTCCCGCCTGAAGATGCAATAG GACTCTTGGATTTGGCTACTTCATACTgtgaaaacagactgaaaaaactGTGTCAGCACATTATCAAGAGAGGAATTACtgtggaaaatgcattttcattgctctctgctgctgtcagataTGATGCAGAG